A region from the Takifugu rubripes chromosome 22, fTakRub1.2, whole genome shotgun sequence genome encodes:
- the pappa2 gene encoding pappalysin-2 isoform X2: MLSVPSSWMTALYFSGRQEQLKLNPVAGLELPRGKFSLELWVKPEGGQSNPAVVAGVFDNCSHSLSDKGWSVGIRTFEPGSTKDARFYFTLRTDRAVKATTVYSHQRYRADSWTHLMVTYDGLHMTLYTDGAKVGESSLQTGNLYSHFMKTCRNLFLGSGQPDQSLSFRGLIGGVVLWNYKRSHEELLKGLLHIDLHLPVLAMWADFLKVEQIWTPNKIGLHPAIVTTPVPEQEVVSPYLPPPCGLTPCDNTDIISGYNNNWQLCTQKRVRYRIVNLCNDDGGNPTVSEAQIMLQHRALIEAFHPYNITFDLSVHNEKNTSLRQRFILSNCQIEKIGNRRCDPECDHPRTGHDGGDCLRQGPCYTWKRQDGVCNMECNSIQYDYDDGDCCDPEFTNVVKTCFDPESPDRAYMSVKELKEELHLSGADMLNVFFASNSVREELAGAATWPWAKEALTHQGGMVLNPAYFGTVSHQNTMIHEMGHILGLYHVFKGVSERESCDDPCQETTPSMETGDLCADTAPMPKSKACQDPEAVNDTCGVTMYRGTPYSNYMSYTDDNCTDHFTPNQAARMHCYLDLVYQTWMADWHPASIPLAPVVIGHKLDSVSIHWLPPIRGPLYQSSAASGPLISCGDCGVDGVFHQYASEASSSRVCDTSGYWTPDEAIGPPDVEQPCEPSLQAWSPELSLYDTNVTSPCPDTEGCTLTLRFLHPMVPHSLTLWVTYISSNNPALANIELIRDGKQSIHLGPQHVFCDMPLTLRLDTRNTTIAAIKLYTFDEKLEIDAVMLASGPENPLCSGCSPLHYKIEREPAFTQPPPLQTQHTFTDSSVQQGVKYQYMIQVEADGLLNIFSPPLVYTHGQPYCGDGLIQGLEECDDSNLLDGDGCSKKCRMEAGFNCKGAPSQCYVFDGDGACEEFERSSSVRDCGFFTPLGYTDQWASTAAASHQDPDRCPPHAATGEPSLTQLCRYQHLEVGAKSPSNAWFPCTAQSDTNNDLEYFFWLKVGFVHPGVAASVIVYLASDGSWSGEQCRRTVTIFLSDTSGANHTLGTHDLSCHRNPLIVNVTHDLSQPFFLTASVILLFSSPSVAVGGVALRTSCHFSTFALTGCLRQPCQMDSCSPPQFQHATVRCSGRGEALHCSVQCHHGFSIAIRSGRAAPPLQRQTNLECLHGSWDRIVSCQPTDCSFPDQSYVYHALFSCPSGTTFGKQCSFTCQPPSILQGVNNRLVCLEDGLWSFPEAYCKIECPEVQNIPSAKLLSADCLTSGHNVGSVCRYKCSPGFYVTGSLKNKTPRKYFQLECLESGQWDEVNCESISCPALPGVFQGMYTCTNSLYYDTRCTLHCQDVTENEIRCNKDGKWTAEFHMCSGIQGSCLPPPALNSVEYSCDQGTDVGSLCYPTCIVNLDMDLRDPAVLPNGTTANSLKHWMLPSKVVSIVCTGMMKWFPDPQHIHCIQSCEPFGGDGWCDTINNRAYCQYDGGDCCPSTLSTRKVIQFGADCDHDECTCRDPDAEENKSKTKQMQDAGGGVQ, encoded by the exons ATGCTCAGCGtgccttcttcttggatgactgCCCTGTACTTCAGTGGACGTCAGGAGCAGCTTAAGTTGAATCCTGTAGCCGGGCTGGAGTTACCGAGGGGGAAGTTCAGCCTGGAGCTGTGGGTGAAGCCGGAGGGAGGGCAGAGTAACCCGGCGGTGGTCGCAG GTGTGTTTGACAACTGCTCCCACTCACTCAGTGACAAGGGTTGGTCAGTAGGCATCCGCACTTTTGAGCCTGGAAGCACCAAGGATGCTCGTTTCTACTTCACGCTACGCACTGACCGAGCTGTGAAAGCTACCACAGTCTACAGCCACCAGAGATACCGAGCTGATTCCTGGACTCACCTGATGGTCACTTATGACGGCCTCCACATGACTCTGTACACTGACGGGGCGAAG GTTGGAGAGAGCAGCCTGCAGACTGGGAACCTTTACAGTCACTTCATGAAAACATGCAGGAACCTCTTTCTCGGCAGCGGCCAGCCAGATCAGAGTCTCAGCTTCAGGGGCCTCATAGGTGGGGTCGTCCTGTGGAACTATAAGCGTTCGCACGAGGAGCTGCTGAAAGGACTGCTTCACATTGACCTGCATTTACCAGTCTTGGCAATGTGGGCAGACTTCCTGAAA GTGGAACAGATTTGGACTCCAAACAAAATCGGACTCCACCCGGCTATTGTCACCACTCCTGTTCCTGAACAAGAAGTCGTTTCCCCATACCTGCCACCGCCCTGTGGCTTGACACCTTGTGACAACACAGACATAATTTCTGGTTACAACAACAACTGGCAACTCTGCACTCAAAAGCGCGTTCGCTATCGCATTGTTAACCTTTGTAACGATGATGGCGGAAACCCCACTGTGTCTGAAGCCCAGATCATGCTCCAGCACCGTGCTCTAATTGAAGCTTTTCATCCATACAACATTACATTTGATCTCAGTGTGCACAACGAGAAAAATACCAGCCTCCGGCAACGGTTTATTCTCAGCAACTGCCAGATTGAGAAGATTGGGAACCGCCGATGTGACCCAGAGTGTGACCACCCAAGAACAGGCCATGATGGAGGGGACTGCCTTAGACAGGGGCCCTGTTACACCTGGAAAAGACAAGATGGAGTGTGTAACATGGAGTGCAACAGCATACAGTATGACTATGATGATGGAGATTGCTGTGACCCAGAGTTCACTAATGTCGTCAAGACCTGCTTCGATCCAGAGTCTCCTGACAG GGCTTACATGAGTGtcaaggagctgaaggaggagctcCACCTGAGCGGAGCTGACATGCTCAACGTTTTCTTTGCCAGCAACTCGGTTCGTGAAGAGCTGGCAGGTGCTGCTACCTGGCCGTGGGCTAAAGAGGCACTAACCCACCAGG gaggtATGGTTCTAAATCCAGCCTACTTTGGTACTGTAAGCCACCAAAACACAATGATCCATGAGATGGGACACATCTTGGGTCTTTACCATGTTTTCAAAGGTGTGAGTGAGCGAGAGTCCTGTGATGATCCATGTCAG GAGACCACTCCATCCATGGAGACGGGAGACCTGTGTGCTGACACTGCACCAATGCCCAAATCCAAAGCCTGCCAGGACCCGGAAGCTGTAAATGACACGTGTGGTGTGACCATGTACAGGGGAACGCCTTACAGCAATTACATGAGCTACACAG ACGACAACTGCACTGACCATTTCACTCCCAACCAAGCGGCTCGGATGCACTGTTACCTGGACTTGGTCTACCAGACCTGGATGGCAGACTGGCACCCTGCCTCCATCCCTCTGGCCCCAGTTGTTATTGGCCACAAACTAGATTCTGTCTCAATCCACTGGCTGCCTCCTATAAGAGGCCCGCTTTATCAGAG ctctgctgcctctggccCTCTGATCAGCTGTGGCGACTGTGGCGTTGATGGCGTTTTTCACCAGTATGCCTCTGAGGCTTCTTCCTCTCGCGTCTGCGACACGTCGGGCTACTGGACTCCTGATGAGGCCATTG GCCCCCCTGACGTGGAGCAGCCCTGTGAACCCAGTCTCCAGGCCTGGAGCCCCGAGCTCAGCCTCTACGACACCAACGTGACCTCCCCCTGCCCTGACACTGAGGGCTGCACCCTCACACTGAGGTTCCTCCATCCGATGGTTCCACATTCACTCACGCTCTGGGTCACCTACATCTCTTCAA ACAACCCAGCTCTTGCCAACATAGAGCTGATCAGAGACGGGAAGCAGAGCATCCACCTTGGACCCCAGCATGTGTTCTGCGACATGCCCCTCACCCTGCGACTTGATACCCGCAATACGACCATCGCTGCCATTAAACTCTATACCTTTGACGAGAAGCTGGAAATTGATGCTGTCATGTTGGCGTCAGGGCCTGAGAACCcgctctgctctggctgcagtCCTCTGCATTACAAGATCGAGCGGGAGCCGGCCTTTACCCAACCCCCACCACTACAGACACAGCACACCTTCACTGACAG CTCCGTACAGCAGGGGGTCAAATACCAGTACATGATCCAGGTGGAAGCAGATGGTCTCCTGAACATTTTCTCCCCGCCTCTTGTCTACACCCACGGACAACCTTACTGTGGAGATGGTCTCATTCAGGG GTTAGAGGAATGTGACGACAGCAACCTGTTGGACGGTGATGGCTGCTCTAAGAAGTGCCGCATGGAGGCGGGCTTTAACTGCAAAG GTGCGCCTAGTCAGTGTTACGTGTTTGATGGTGACGGAGCGTGCGAGGAGTTCGAGCGCTCCTCCAGCGTCCGGGACTGTGGCTTTTTCACGCCATTGGGCTACACAGATCAGTGGGCATCTACTGCGGCCGCCTCCCACCAGGACCCCGACCGCTGTCCCCCCCACGCTGCCACCGGGGAGCCATCTCTGACTCAG CTCTGCAGGTACCAGCACCTGGAGGTTGGTGCCAAATCACCAAGCAACGCCTGGTTTCCCTGTACAGCTCAGTCTGACACAAATAATGACCTTGAATATTTTTTCTGGCTAAAG GTGGGGTTTGTCCATCCAGGCGTGGCTGCCTCTGTCATTGTCTACCTTGCTTCTGATGGCTCCTGGTCTGGAGAGCAGTGTCGGCGGACAGTGACGATATTCTTGTCTGACACCAGTGGTGCCAACCACACACTGG GCACACATGACCTGTCATGCCACCGGAATCCATTAATCGTGAATGTGACCCATGACCTCTCGCAGCCCTTCTTCCTCACGGCCAGCGTTATTCTCCTGTTTTCATCTCCCTCAGTGGCAGTGGGGGGCGTGGCCCTAAGGACCTCCTGCCACTTCAGCACCTTCGCCCTGACCGG CTGTTTGCGGCAGCCATGCCAGATGGACAGCTGCAGCCCCCCGCAGTTCCAGCATGCCACTGTCAG GTGTTCAGGAAGGGGGGAGGCCTTGCACTGCTCCGTGCAGTGTCATCATGGTTTCAGCATCGCTATCAGGAGTGGAAGGGCAGCCCCACCCCTTCAG AGACAGACCAATCTTGAGTGCCTCCATGGTTCCTGGGATCGGATTGTGAGCTGCCAGCCCACAGACTGCAGTTTTCCTGATCAGTCATACGTCTACCACGCCCTATTCAGTTGTCCTTCGGGAACCACCTTTGGCAAACAGTGCTCCTTCACCTGTCAGCCTCCGTCGATACTACAAG GTGTCAACAACAGGTTGGTGTGTTTGGAGGATGGTCTGTGGTCCTTCCCAGAGGCCTACTGTAAGATCGAGTGTCCAGAGGTTCAGAACATCCCCAGCGCCAAGCTGTTATCGGCTGACTGCCTGACCTCTGGGCACAATGTTGGCTCTGTCTGCCGTTACAAATGCAGCCCTGGCTTTTACGTAACGGGCAGTCTCAAAAACAAGACACCAAG GAAGTATTTTCAGTTGGAGTGCCTTGAGAGCGGCCAGTGGGACGAAGTTAACTGTGAGTCGATATCCTGTCCAGCCTTACCAGGCGTGTTCCAGGGCATGTATACCTGCACCAACAGCCTCTACTATGACACTCGGTGTACTTTACATTGTCAAGATGTGACAGAAAAT GAAATTCGCTGCAATAAAGATGGTAAATGGACTGCAGAGTTCCACATGTGCTCCGGGATTCAGGGATCATgtctcccccctcctgctctcAACTCTGTAGAGTACAGCTGTGACCAGGGGACAGATGTTG GTTCTCTTTGCTACCCAACGTGCATTGTGAATTTGGACATGGATCTCCGAGACCCTGCGGTTCTACCTAATGGCACCACAGCTAATTCTTTGAAGCACTGGATGCTCCCCAGTAAAGTGGTG AGCATCGTCTGCACAGGAATGATGAAGTGGTTCCCAGATCCTCAGCACATCCACTGCATTCAGTCTTGCGAA CCTTTTGGAGGGGATGGCTGGTGTGACACCATCAACAATCGGGCCTATTGCCAGTATGACGGAGGAGACTGCTGTCCGTCCACGCTGTCCACCAGAAAG GTTATTCAGTTTGGGGCTGATTGTGACCACGACGAGTGCACGTGTCGGGACCCAGATGCCGAGGAGAACAAGAGTAAAACCAAGCAGATGcaagatgctggaggaggagtgcagTGA
- the pappa2 gene encoding pappalysin-2 isoform X1, which translates to MLSVPSSWMTALYFSGRQEQLKLNPVAGLELPRGKFSLELWVKPEGGQSNPAVVAGVFDNCSHSLSDKGWSVGIRTFEPGSTKDARFYFTLRTDRAVKATTVYSHQRYRADSWTHLMVTYDGLHMTLYTDGAKVGESSLQTGNLYSHFMKTCRNLFLGSGQPDQSLSFRGLIGGVVLWNYKRSHEELLKGLLHIDLHLPVLAMWADFLKVEQIWTPNKIGLHPAIVTTPVPEQEVVSPYLPPPCGLTPCDNTDIISGYNNNWQLCTQKRVRYRIVNLCNDDGGNPTVSEAQIMLQHRALIEAFHPYNITFDLSVHNEKNTSLRQRFILSNCQIEKIGNRRCDPECDHPRTGHDGGDCLRQGPCYTWKRQDGVCNMECNSIQYDYDDGDCCDPEFTNVVKTCFDPESPDRAYMSVKELKEELHLSGADMLNVFFASNSVREELAGAATWPWAKEALTHQGGMVLNPAYFGTVSHQNTMIHEMGHILGLYHVFKGVSERESCDDPCQETTPSMETGDLCADTAPMPKSKACQDPEAVNDTCGVTMYRGTPYSNYMSYTDDNCTDHFTPNQAARMHCYLDLVYQTWMADWHPASIPLAPVVIGHKLDSVSIHWLPPIRGPLYQSSAASGPLISCGDCGVDGVFHQYASEASSSRVCDTSGYWTPDEAIGPPDVEQPCEPSLQAWSPELSLYDTNVTSPCPDTEGCTLTLRFLHPMVPHSLTLWVTYISSNNPALANIELIRDGKQSIHLGPQHVFCDMPLTLRLDTRNTTIAAIKLYTFDEKLEIDAVMLASGPENPLCSGCSPLHYKIEREPAFTQPPPLQTQHTFTDSSVQQGVKYQYMIQVEADGLLNIFSPPLVYTHGQPYCGDGLIQGLEECDDSNLLDGDGCSKKCRMEAGFNCKGAPSQCYVFDGDGACEEFERSSSVRDCGFFTPLGYTDQWASTAAASHQDPDRCPPHAATGEPSLTQLCRYQHLEVGAKSPSNAWFPCTAQSDTNNDLEYFFWLKVGFVHPGVAASVIVYLASDGSWSGEQCRRTVTIFLSDTSGANHTLGTHDLSCHRNPLIVNVTHDLSQPFFLTASVILLFSSPSVAVGGVALRTSCHFSTFALTGCLRQPCQMDSCSPPQFQHATVRCSGRGEALHCSVQCHHGFSIAIRSGRAAPPLQRQTNLECLHGSWDRIVSCQPTDCSFPDQSYVYHALFSCPSGTTFGKQCSFTCQPPSILQGVNNRLVCLEDGLWSFPEAYCKIECPEVQNIPSAKLLSADCLTSGHNVGSVCRYKCSPGFYVTGSLKNKTPRKYFQLECLESGQWDEVNCESISCPALPGVFQGMYTCTNSLYYDTRCTLHCQDVTENKEIRCNKDGKWTAEFHMCSGIQGSCLPPPALNSVEYSCDQGTDVGSLCYPTCIVNLDMDLRDPAVLPNGTTANSLKHWMLPSKVVSIVCTGMMKWFPDPQHIHCIQSCEPFGGDGWCDTINNRAYCQYDGGDCCPSTLSTRKVIQFGADCDHDECTCRDPDAEENKSKTKQMQDAGGGVQ; encoded by the exons ATGCTCAGCGtgccttcttcttggatgactgCCCTGTACTTCAGTGGACGTCAGGAGCAGCTTAAGTTGAATCCTGTAGCCGGGCTGGAGTTACCGAGGGGGAAGTTCAGCCTGGAGCTGTGGGTGAAGCCGGAGGGAGGGCAGAGTAACCCGGCGGTGGTCGCAG GTGTGTTTGACAACTGCTCCCACTCACTCAGTGACAAGGGTTGGTCAGTAGGCATCCGCACTTTTGAGCCTGGAAGCACCAAGGATGCTCGTTTCTACTTCACGCTACGCACTGACCGAGCTGTGAAAGCTACCACAGTCTACAGCCACCAGAGATACCGAGCTGATTCCTGGACTCACCTGATGGTCACTTATGACGGCCTCCACATGACTCTGTACACTGACGGGGCGAAG GTTGGAGAGAGCAGCCTGCAGACTGGGAACCTTTACAGTCACTTCATGAAAACATGCAGGAACCTCTTTCTCGGCAGCGGCCAGCCAGATCAGAGTCTCAGCTTCAGGGGCCTCATAGGTGGGGTCGTCCTGTGGAACTATAAGCGTTCGCACGAGGAGCTGCTGAAAGGACTGCTTCACATTGACCTGCATTTACCAGTCTTGGCAATGTGGGCAGACTTCCTGAAA GTGGAACAGATTTGGACTCCAAACAAAATCGGACTCCACCCGGCTATTGTCACCACTCCTGTTCCTGAACAAGAAGTCGTTTCCCCATACCTGCCACCGCCCTGTGGCTTGACACCTTGTGACAACACAGACATAATTTCTGGTTACAACAACAACTGGCAACTCTGCACTCAAAAGCGCGTTCGCTATCGCATTGTTAACCTTTGTAACGATGATGGCGGAAACCCCACTGTGTCTGAAGCCCAGATCATGCTCCAGCACCGTGCTCTAATTGAAGCTTTTCATCCATACAACATTACATTTGATCTCAGTGTGCACAACGAGAAAAATACCAGCCTCCGGCAACGGTTTATTCTCAGCAACTGCCAGATTGAGAAGATTGGGAACCGCCGATGTGACCCAGAGTGTGACCACCCAAGAACAGGCCATGATGGAGGGGACTGCCTTAGACAGGGGCCCTGTTACACCTGGAAAAGACAAGATGGAGTGTGTAACATGGAGTGCAACAGCATACAGTATGACTATGATGATGGAGATTGCTGTGACCCAGAGTTCACTAATGTCGTCAAGACCTGCTTCGATCCAGAGTCTCCTGACAG GGCTTACATGAGTGtcaaggagctgaaggaggagctcCACCTGAGCGGAGCTGACATGCTCAACGTTTTCTTTGCCAGCAACTCGGTTCGTGAAGAGCTGGCAGGTGCTGCTACCTGGCCGTGGGCTAAAGAGGCACTAACCCACCAGG gaggtATGGTTCTAAATCCAGCCTACTTTGGTACTGTAAGCCACCAAAACACAATGATCCATGAGATGGGACACATCTTGGGTCTTTACCATGTTTTCAAAGGTGTGAGTGAGCGAGAGTCCTGTGATGATCCATGTCAG GAGACCACTCCATCCATGGAGACGGGAGACCTGTGTGCTGACACTGCACCAATGCCCAAATCCAAAGCCTGCCAGGACCCGGAAGCTGTAAATGACACGTGTGGTGTGACCATGTACAGGGGAACGCCTTACAGCAATTACATGAGCTACACAG ACGACAACTGCACTGACCATTTCACTCCCAACCAAGCGGCTCGGATGCACTGTTACCTGGACTTGGTCTACCAGACCTGGATGGCAGACTGGCACCCTGCCTCCATCCCTCTGGCCCCAGTTGTTATTGGCCACAAACTAGATTCTGTCTCAATCCACTGGCTGCCTCCTATAAGAGGCCCGCTTTATCAGAG ctctgctgcctctggccCTCTGATCAGCTGTGGCGACTGTGGCGTTGATGGCGTTTTTCACCAGTATGCCTCTGAGGCTTCTTCCTCTCGCGTCTGCGACACGTCGGGCTACTGGACTCCTGATGAGGCCATTG GCCCCCCTGACGTGGAGCAGCCCTGTGAACCCAGTCTCCAGGCCTGGAGCCCCGAGCTCAGCCTCTACGACACCAACGTGACCTCCCCCTGCCCTGACACTGAGGGCTGCACCCTCACACTGAGGTTCCTCCATCCGATGGTTCCACATTCACTCACGCTCTGGGTCACCTACATCTCTTCAA ACAACCCAGCTCTTGCCAACATAGAGCTGATCAGAGACGGGAAGCAGAGCATCCACCTTGGACCCCAGCATGTGTTCTGCGACATGCCCCTCACCCTGCGACTTGATACCCGCAATACGACCATCGCTGCCATTAAACTCTATACCTTTGACGAGAAGCTGGAAATTGATGCTGTCATGTTGGCGTCAGGGCCTGAGAACCcgctctgctctggctgcagtCCTCTGCATTACAAGATCGAGCGGGAGCCGGCCTTTACCCAACCCCCACCACTACAGACACAGCACACCTTCACTGACAG CTCCGTACAGCAGGGGGTCAAATACCAGTACATGATCCAGGTGGAAGCAGATGGTCTCCTGAACATTTTCTCCCCGCCTCTTGTCTACACCCACGGACAACCTTACTGTGGAGATGGTCTCATTCAGGG GTTAGAGGAATGTGACGACAGCAACCTGTTGGACGGTGATGGCTGCTCTAAGAAGTGCCGCATGGAGGCGGGCTTTAACTGCAAAG GTGCGCCTAGTCAGTGTTACGTGTTTGATGGTGACGGAGCGTGCGAGGAGTTCGAGCGCTCCTCCAGCGTCCGGGACTGTGGCTTTTTCACGCCATTGGGCTACACAGATCAGTGGGCATCTACTGCGGCCGCCTCCCACCAGGACCCCGACCGCTGTCCCCCCCACGCTGCCACCGGGGAGCCATCTCTGACTCAG CTCTGCAGGTACCAGCACCTGGAGGTTGGTGCCAAATCACCAAGCAACGCCTGGTTTCCCTGTACAGCTCAGTCTGACACAAATAATGACCTTGAATATTTTTTCTGGCTAAAG GTGGGGTTTGTCCATCCAGGCGTGGCTGCCTCTGTCATTGTCTACCTTGCTTCTGATGGCTCCTGGTCTGGAGAGCAGTGTCGGCGGACAGTGACGATATTCTTGTCTGACACCAGTGGTGCCAACCACACACTGG GCACACATGACCTGTCATGCCACCGGAATCCATTAATCGTGAATGTGACCCATGACCTCTCGCAGCCCTTCTTCCTCACGGCCAGCGTTATTCTCCTGTTTTCATCTCCCTCAGTGGCAGTGGGGGGCGTGGCCCTAAGGACCTCCTGCCACTTCAGCACCTTCGCCCTGACCGG CTGTTTGCGGCAGCCATGCCAGATGGACAGCTGCAGCCCCCCGCAGTTCCAGCATGCCACTGTCAG GTGTTCAGGAAGGGGGGAGGCCTTGCACTGCTCCGTGCAGTGTCATCATGGTTTCAGCATCGCTATCAGGAGTGGAAGGGCAGCCCCACCCCTTCAG AGACAGACCAATCTTGAGTGCCTCCATGGTTCCTGGGATCGGATTGTGAGCTGCCAGCCCACAGACTGCAGTTTTCCTGATCAGTCATACGTCTACCACGCCCTATTCAGTTGTCCTTCGGGAACCACCTTTGGCAAACAGTGCTCCTTCACCTGTCAGCCTCCGTCGATACTACAAG GTGTCAACAACAGGTTGGTGTGTTTGGAGGATGGTCTGTGGTCCTTCCCAGAGGCCTACTGTAAGATCGAGTGTCCAGAGGTTCAGAACATCCCCAGCGCCAAGCTGTTATCGGCTGACTGCCTGACCTCTGGGCACAATGTTGGCTCTGTCTGCCGTTACAAATGCAGCCCTGGCTTTTACGTAACGGGCAGTCTCAAAAACAAGACACCAAG GAAGTATTTTCAGTTGGAGTGCCTTGAGAGCGGCCAGTGGGACGAAGTTAACTGTGAGTCGATATCCTGTCCAGCCTTACCAGGCGTGTTCCAGGGCATGTATACCTGCACCAACAGCCTCTACTATGACACTCGGTGTACTTTACATTGTCAAGATGTGACAGAAAAT AAGGAAATTCGCTGCAATAAAGATGGTAAATGGACTGCAGAGTTCCACATGTGCTCCGGGATTCAGGGATCATgtctcccccctcctgctctcAACTCTGTAGAGTACAGCTGTGACCAGGGGACAGATGTTG GTTCTCTTTGCTACCCAACGTGCATTGTGAATTTGGACATGGATCTCCGAGACCCTGCGGTTCTACCTAATGGCACCACAGCTAATTCTTTGAAGCACTGGATGCTCCCCAGTAAAGTGGTG AGCATCGTCTGCACAGGAATGATGAAGTGGTTCCCAGATCCTCAGCACATCCACTGCATTCAGTCTTGCGAA CCTTTTGGAGGGGATGGCTGGTGTGACACCATCAACAATCGGGCCTATTGCCAGTATGACGGAGGAGACTGCTGTCCGTCCACGCTGTCCACCAGAAAG GTTATTCAGTTTGGGGCTGATTGTGACCACGACGAGTGCACGTGTCGGGACCCAGATGCCGAGGAGAACAAGAGTAAAACCAAGCAGATGcaagatgctggaggaggagtgcagTGA